The DNA sequence ATATGGAAGGAGCGTTGTAGAAGAGTTTTCGACAATAAAGCACAAACGCCGGCACAGGTAGCAAGCATAATCCAACAAGACATCTTTCTATATGATATGGCACAAGGAAATGTTCATGTAAATATCTGAAACCTGCAAAGTGCAggttcttttttcctttttcgctTAGATACTGGGACCCCTTAGTGTCCATGTAAATTGTTGTATCCCTCAATTCTCTTCTTAATGCAATGGCAGAGCACCTGCCGCTTTCATGCTAAAAAAAAGCACACCAAATAGGTCTGAATCCCAAGTGTCTCATGACCTCCAAAAGAAAAGACCAGGACACCATGTCAAAAGCCTTTTTGATGTCTAATTTGAGTAGAATCCGGTATTGTTTTTGCTGATGGAGGTAGCAGGCACTATGTCGCACAAGCATGAAATTGTCAAGTATGAAGCGTCCTTTGACGAATCCACTCTGATTGGGGGATACCAATTGGTGTTTCCTGCCAACCTGTTAGGCCTAGATTTTTGTAACAAGTTTGGCGAAGGAGCGCACTAGGCTTATTGGCTTGAAGTCCCTGATACTTGTGGCTTCCTCTTTCTTTGGCAATAAAGTAATGAATGCAGAACTGTGTCTTTCAAAATTCCCAAATTTACAGCTCCACACAGCAGAGATAGCAGCCATTACATCCACCTTGATGATTGGTCAACATGATTTATAGAATTGGCCAGTGAAGCCATCCAGGCCAGAAGCTTTGTCTGATGGTAGTCAACTTATCGTCTTCCACACCTCTTCTTGGGATGGCATGTCCAATTCCTGAAGATTGATGGTAAGCCCCTGTCCGTACTTGTCCCAAGCAGGTTGCTGTAAAAATCCTTGATAACTTGCTCTTTTCTTCATGAAAAGAGTAATGATGCACCGAAGGGCCTTGCTAAGGTACACCCATTACCTCATAAAAGGTAAGATCTCAAACAAACCTTAGCCCTTGATTTTTGAAGTGCATtcaataattaactaattattaattaattaaaatggCTAGAAAATTGAAAATAGAAAAGGCAACAAACCAACAAATGTACACAAGATATTTGCTATTCAAGAACAACTTGTTTCTTGCCATAAACAAGTGCCTATGTACAACATGCAACAACACATATACGGGGTTCATGCAACAGTGGCATACTCCTATATACTGGTGTACCGGCCTTGTGCCCGTGCCAGACGTGGCACCGTAGAGGTAGTGAACATGTCACGTAGTGAACACATGTAATGGTATAAATCGAATAAATTAATGTCAAAAGCTAATGATTGATAGTAGAATTTTTCGTTACCAACATACATTCGCAAAATACTAAGTCATAATAAAAATACTAAATTGGGattatgaaaataaataaataaatcattcaaATCAAATAACAATACGTTCAAGACTTATGTTGTCATTACTAAAACTTTCATGTTCTaatttaaataaataactaaaatGCACCTCACTTTTGTTTTGTCACATTTGTAAGAAAAAATACAGCTCATGTTTAGATACAACCttgacataaattacatatgcaaataaatcaattaattaaaaaagatcACAAGTCACGTTAGGAATCAACCATACatactaaaaaaaataaacccaCCATACAAACGCGGCCTCATATGGTTGCATGCATGTTAGATCCAATTGATAGATATTTTACCTAAAATTTCACTTACTTTCCTATTTTTCAAAATAATAAAATACATTTACTCTATTACCTTTTAAGAGGTAATATGTGATTATAGTCAGCCAAATCGACGGTCCATAGTTACTTGAGAGTACCATAGCAAAACCCTGCACCGAACCAACGTTGTATCCAACATCGGAAGTTGCATATCCATATAGGGAATGCATTGAATAAAATCCACTAGTTTAGGCTAAAATCTATGACTATTTCCTTTAGATGGCGCTCTCATAATTCTAGGTTTGTTTCTCCATATCCAAAGTGAGAAGAGAAATCAAGTTTTTAGTGCCTACCACACAGTTGTGTGAAGGCCACAAGCTAAGGCTAGGCCAATCCCTTTTGCTAGAAAAGAGTAATAGCGAGTGATGAGCCATTAATTCTTTGTTAGAAAAGAGTAAAGACGCACCAAATCAACGTTGTATATATCCAATGTCTGAAGTTGCATATCCATATAGGGCATGCATTGAATAAACACCACCGGGTTATGCTAAAATCTATTTCAGATAGATGGCCTCTCATAATATTAGGTTTGTTTCCCCATATCAAAAGTGAGAAGAGACATCAAGTTTTTACTGCCTACTACACAGTTGTGTGAAGGCCACAAGCTAAGGCTAGGCCAATCCCTTTTGCTAGAAAAGAGTAATAGCGATAGCGAGTGATGAGATATTAATTCTTTGTTAGAAAAGAGTAAAGACGCACCAAATCAACGCTCTGTATATATCCAACGTCTGAAGTTGCATGTCCATATAGGGCATGCATTGAATAAACACCACCAGGTTATGCTAAAATCTGTAACTATTTCAGATAGATGGCCTCTCATAATTTTAGGTTGGTTTCCCCATATCAAAAGTGAGAATGAAGTCATTAAGTTTTTGCTAGAAATTAGTAGTTCCCACCACACTCTATAAGTAGTGTCCATTAGACACGGGCCTTTTGGTACGAAGCAGAATATAACACTCCTCCATAACCATGTCATTCTACAAGAAACTAGCAATTGTTGGCTTGATCTTGACCTTGCTCCTTGTGTCACACCGTATGTATAGAGATTATTACGAGACACACTAGCTTGTAGCAAGTGTTGGCAAATATATATGTCTGTATGTATTATTAGCGTTTGCTAAAAGAAGGACAATTTAATTTTTGGTTTCAGGCATGGAGGCGGCAGCAAAAATGTGCAGTTCGGTAGTGCAGAGACTCATGTGCGGTGGATCAAACCCAAAAACCACAGACAAGGCATGCAGTGACTCGTGCAAGGACATTGGCTACACGGGTGGCGGCTCTTGCGACATGCATCAGAAGCAGCATAATACATATAGATGTATATGTCGCAAGCCGTGTGCAGCGGAGCAAACACAGACGCACGCCGGCAACTTAGCCCGCGCCAGAGACGCAAAGCAGCGGACGCAGGAGATATGATGAGCCGGACGATGGCAGAGAGTGTTCAAGTGATCGAGTGATGTGTGATATTTAGAAGAATAAACATATTTGGATCGTTGTTATGCACATTTTGTAATCCAAATTAATCAATGAAGCTAGAAACAGTTAGTTGCAGTTACCAAATATTTGGGCATGCATCAGGCCATTTGATTGAGTCAATTGGATAAAAGAAACAGCAGCGGGAGCACCACTTATAACAAAAATAAGGTGCATGTTACGCTTTCTGGTCTTGCATAGGCAGGTCCAAAGCCAATATTTTAACATATAGGCAAGGCTGTTGTTTTAGAAAAAATGACATGGGGACGTCTGTTTAAAATGACAACGAGTGTAGACAGCAGTGGAGCCAGAAACTTTTAGGAATTTAGACGAATCTCATTTTGTAGAAATATTTATCTAAATATTTATAGCGTTTCTTTTTtatacaaataaaaaaaatccattTGCACTTCGCTATGAGCATGGACGGCTGTCCATGGTCAGTGATCGGTGGCTCTCCCACTGAGTACATGTAACAACCAAGTTAATGTTTGTGTTAAAATACAGAAGAAATCTGAAAACTTAAAGAAAGAACACTGAATATTTCAGTGAAAAAGAGAACAAAATTAATCATCTCTTGGTCTCTAACCTTCACTGGACCAATCTAAGCAGAATTAATTAGCTCTAGTAGGTCTCTAACCTTCACTCGACCAATCTAATTAATTCTTAAGCCATGAAAAATCACGGTAATAACAAGAACAAAGGAGATAAGGAAGATAACAAGATAAGACTAATCAACAATAATATAAATGCTATTTGAGATTAATTCAGAGGGAGAGCAAAGACAAAACTAGCTAATTATTAGAGGGTGTAAAGTGGGGATGAACTAAATGTCTGGTAGACAATAATAAAAGGAACAAAAGAGATGGAGAAAATAATAGACAGAGTAATTATCAATTATATAAGATGGTATTAGAGAAGAAATTTAAGTACAAATAGCATAGTTAACTAGCTAATTAATGTATTAAGTAACTAATTAATTAAGCAATTGTTTTATGCGGAACATAGATATGTTGGGGGTGCCGGAGTGCAAGGCTCCCCCCCTAGTCCCCCTTCCCTCCACCATGACACACGTAGGCGCTTAGTTTTGTACGGTAGCCCCTGTATGTAAGCTAATACAATGGAGACAAGAGGACTAGATTAATCTCTATCTCTATAAGTAAAAGACTTCAAGTGTGGTCATCTACCCGACAACACCAAATCCATCATATGCCCTTTTCCCCTTCCCCATTTTTTTAAGCGCCTACATGTGGGTCTCGATGCTCATGGAACTGTCACCACCTCAATCCTGGAGATCTCTCTCATGTGTGGCCTCAAATCAATCACACTGCTGCCAGGGTCTCTTCCATCTCCCACCAACTGCTTGGGCCTTGAGATCCATGTCAGATGAATGGCAGTGCCTCTGTAGTAGGCGCTACAGCAACATCCATGATTCACGTTCCTCAACGCGGAGGTGAGCACCACCTCTGTGTCCTCAACACGCGGGCAGCCTAGGGGCGGGCTGCATGCTCCCAAAGAGTTTATAATCAGTACCCATCGACCATATTAGGGTTTAAGATTTTGCTTAGATTAATCTGTCTTCAAACAATTTTGCCATGTACCAGTTTGTGGAACCCCAACTCATATGCTTAATCCACCTATGAGTAAATTTAGTTGAGTTCTTTAGAGTTCTTGCTTATGTTGATTCGGAGGCAGGTATTAGCCTTCTCGATGAGTAAATTTAGGACAAATCTGGATTGATTACATTTATGATCAGATGTATTACCTTAGGATGAATATGGTATGAATATGGTATAGCTCTAATATGTATTAGTCAGATATTGATATTTTTGCCAGATACGATACGTATATAGATTTTAATGTTCTCAACAATGAATACAATTCAAGACAGATAGTTCAGAGTTgaattcatattcatatatttacTCTATTTAGTTAATATCATGTGTCTACCTTATTATGCATAGTTTTGAAATATCAATATCATTATGCAAGTAGGGACTAAAGAATGAATTTATAAGTACAAATATAAAATGTTCAAAATAAATTGAATTAAGCATAATTTTTATATATGAATACTAAATTCTATATCATTAGTCTTCAATTATTTTTCATAGAGAACTTTAAATAGTTTCAATGATGCATCATTAATAATATTGAAAGTAATAATTATTCATCACAAAAATAACTTTTAAATAGTCTCACCATGTATACATATTCTTCATGGTTACAAATAATAGTCTGATGTTCCATAGTATTCTTGCATACGGATCGAGAATCTGATAGACATAAGTAACGAAAATCCGATTCAAAAAATATATTGAGTTATCCTTGTCAGAAACGGATGTATGTGCGGATATGCATGAGTTCCATTGAATAAGAATACATCTACTTACACTCCTGTTAATCTCCAACATTTATAGGGTATTTGGTTTGAGCAACCAAACCATTCCAGATAGA is a window from the Sorghum bicolor cultivar BTx623 chromosome 5, Sorghum_bicolor_NCBIv3, whole genome shotgun sequence genome containing:
- the LOC110435331 gene encoding uncharacterized protein LOC110435331; this translates as MSFYKKLAIVGLILTLLLVSHRMEAAAKMCSSVVQRLMCGGSNPKTTDKACSDSCKDIGYTGGGSCDMHQKQHNTYRCICRKPCAAEQTQTHAGNLARARDAKQRTQEI